From the genome of Perca flavescens isolate YP-PL-M2 chromosome 1, PFLA_1.0, whole genome shotgun sequence, one region includes:
- the LOC114557551 gene encoding ephrin-B2a — translation MGRIPWSCGAVILLAIISSCRAVTLESVHWSSSNAKFSPGLGLVLYPQIGDKMDIVCPRADASTGGKEEFYRVYLVSRSQMESCTIDKTDTPLLNCDKPHQDVKFTFKFQEFSPNLWGLEFLKGRDYYITSTSAGSLQGLDNTNGGVCRTKAMKLVLRVGRSSSDPPSTLQESPTRFPPTQPKSKSKDLPAKEKDIKNKTASGSETGQTNPSGSGGSKPGLFMWVVCGGVILLLVIIILLVVLWRHRPRRCVPDSQQSASVSLNTLAVAKRDSIGSDNNGSDRSDIVFPLRASDSMACRHYERVSSDYGPPVYIVQEISPQSPTNIYYKV, via the exons ATGGGGAGAATCCCATGGAGCTGCGGCGCCGTGATCCTGCTGGCCATCATTAGCTCATGTCGTGCTGTCACTCTGGAGTCCGTCCACTGGAGCAGCTCCAATGCAAA ATTTAGTCCAGGTCTGGGTCTGGTCCTGTATCCTCAGATCGGGGACAAGATGGACATTGTGTGTCCCCGGGCAGATGCTTCCACGGGGGGAAAGGAGGAGTTTTACCGAGTGTACCTGGTCTCCAGGAGTCAGATGGAGAGCTGCACCATCGACAAGACAGACACGCCCCTGCTGAACTGTGACAAGCCTCATCAGGACGTAAAGTTCACGTTCAAGTTCCAGGAGTTCAGCCCCAACCTGTGGGGTCTGGAGTTCCTCAAGGGGAGGGACTATTATATCACCT CCACTTCTGCAGGCTCTCTGCAGGGTCTGGATAATACTAATGGAGGGGTGTGTAGAACCAAAGCCATGAAGCTTGTGCTGAGAGTCGGCCGAA GCTCTTCAGATCCACCTTCAACCCTCCAGGAGTCCCCCACCAGATTCCCACCCACACAACCAAAGTCTAAGTCCAAAGACCTCCCTGCGAAAGAAAAggatataaaaaacaaaaccg CCTCCGGCTCAGAAACAGGACAAACAAACCCCAGTGGCAGCGGTGGCTCTAAACCAGGACTGTTCATGTGGGTTGTCTGTGGCGGTGTGATCCTCCTTCTGGTCATCATAATTCTGCTGGTCGTACTGTGGAGGCACCGTCCCCGTCGCTGTGTCCCAGACAGCCAGCAGTCGGCCTCCGTTTCCCTCAACACTTTGGCCGTGGCAAAGCGGGACAGCATCGGCAGCGACAACAACGGCTCGGACCGCAGTGATATTGTCTTTCCTCTGCGAGCTTCTGACAGCATGGCCTGCCGTCATTATGAGCGTGTGAGCAGCGACTACGGGCCCCCTGTGTACATAGTTCAGGAGATATCGCCCCAGAGTCCCACCAACATCTACTACAAAGTCTAA